The following DNA comes from Riemerella anatipestifer ATCC 11845 = DSM 15868.
TGCTAAGGTTTTATATACTATAACTCCTTACAATAGATATTTTATAGATACCGTAAACTTCCTATCTAATACTAACGAAGAGGTAATGGAAGATATAAAAGCCACACAAAAACAAAGCCTAATAAAACCACAAGAACCTTATAATCTAGAAATAATAAAAAAAGAAAGACTCCGCATAGATACTTATATGAAGGAGAATGGATATTATTATTTTAGTCCTGATAATATTATTATTCAAGCAGATAGCACCTTAGGAAATAGCAAAGTTGCAATCAATGTAAAACTAAAAGACCAAACTCCAGAACTTAGCAAAAAAAAGTTTAGTATAGATAAAGTAATTATCTACCCTGATTATAGCATACAAAATGTAGAGAAAGGAAATATTACCATTCCCACTACAACCGAAGGACTGGAAATTTACAGAGATATGTACATTATAGACCCTGAAAAAAAATTTAAACCGCAAGTTTTTGATAGGACTATGTACTTTCACTCAGGTGAAGTTTATAACAGAAAAGACCATAATCTTACGCTTAAAAGACTTATAAATCTAGGTGTTTTTAAGTTTGTGAAAAATCAGTTTATCATTTCAGATTCTCTAAATAATAAGTTTGATGCGTACTACCTACTCACCCCAAACAATTTTCAATCACTCCGTATGGAAGCATTAGGTAAGACTAATTCTGCAAACTTTAACGGTGGAGAGATAAATATCAATTGGCTTCACAGAAACTTATTTAAAGGTGCAGAGCAACTAAGGGTTACTGCTTATGGAGGGATTGATGTGCAAGCTGGAGGTCCTAGAGCTTTCAGTAATATATTGAGATTTGGAGGCAACGCTCAACTTACTTTTCCAAAGATTATAGCTCATTTTAAGTTTCATACCAGTTCAGAATTTGTTCCAAGGACACAAATAAATCTAGGATACGACTATCAGCGTAGAACGGGGCAGTATACTCTGCATAACTTTAGTACCTCTTTTGGCTATTTATGGAAAGAAAATGCAGAGAGAGAACACGACCTTAAGATATTTAGCGCTACTTATGTTAACCCTCAGAATATTTCAGATGAATATCAATTTTTAGCAAATCTTTATCCTAGTTTAGCTAGAGCTATAGAAAAACAGTTGGTTTTTGGACCTGTGTATCAGTACACATACACCAATACCATCATACCTAGAACACATCAGTTCTATTTTCACGGATTAGCCGATTTATCAGCTAACCTTACAGGGCTATTATCCAATGCAAATGCAAAAGAAGGAAGACAAAAAACCATACTAGGAGTACCCTTTAGCCAGTATGCGAAATTGGACACAGACTTTCGCTATTACTACAATATAAACTCTAAAAATACTTTGACTGCAAGACTAATGATGGGATTAGCTTATCCTTATGGCAATTCTCTCACAGTGCCTTTTTCTAGACAATTTTTTGTGGGAGGAAGTAATAGTATAAGAGCCTTTAGAGCTAGGACACTAGGTCCAGGTAGTTATGACCCAAGAAACCAACAAGGCAGTTTCTTTTTAGACCAAGCAGGAGATATTAGGCTAGAAACTAATTTAGAATATCGTTTAAACCTCTATCGTTTTCTTAACTTAGGTCTCTTTTTAGATGCTGGTAACATTTGGCTTATCAATGATGATCCTACTCGCCCAGGTGCTAAGTTTGGTAAAGATTGGGCTTCTGAAATTGCTATAGGAGGAGGCTTAGGACTTCGATTTGATTTTAATATATTTGTACTAAGGACGGATCTTGCCATTCCTATAAGAGTACCCTATTATAACAAAGGGGAACGATGGAGATTTAACCATATTGATTTTAACAATTCTTCTTGGAGAAAAGATAACCTAATCCTAAACATAGCCATAGGCTATCCTTTTTAGAAAAAAGACCATTATGAAAGATAATCTTAAATTTTACTGGGAAACCATTAGAAAAGCAGGAGCAGATTGGAGCAACTCAAATGCAGATAGAGATGCGGCAGGAATTGCTTACTATGCTATATTTTCCATACCTGGATTACTTATAATTTTAATTTGGGTTATGGGGATTATTTTCGGAGATACCAATTTTCAACAAAAAATATTACAAGAGGTTACAAAAATTATGGGAGAAGATACCGCCAAAAGTTTAGATGGTATCTTAATATCTTCTATGATAGACCAAGACGGAATTATTATGAGAATTATTGGAGTGGTAACTCTCATTTTTGGTGCTACCACCTTATTTTTTCAACTTCAAAAGTCTCTCAATGAATTATGGGGTGTAAAAGCAGCTCCCAAAAAGGCTATACTCAAATTTCTAGTAGACCGTGCAAATTCACTAGGAATGATACTCATTATTGGCTTTCTAATGATGATTACAATGATTTTATCTACACTTATAGGGCTAACTAATGATTTTATCTCTCAACACCTAGGGCTAGAGACCTATTATATTATACAAATCATAAATACACTTGTGGGGTTCCTTATTGTTGTTCTACTGTTTGCTCTTATGTTTAAAGTCCTTCCAGATGTTCAGCTTTCTTGGCGTTCTGTATGGGTAGGAGCATTTATTACCGCATTTTTGTTTACTTTAGGTAAATCTCTATTAAGTCTTTACTTCAGTCATTTTAAACCTACATCTGCTTTCGGAGCAGCTGGATCCGTTATTCTAATTATGATGT
Coding sequences within:
- a CDS encoding YihY/virulence factor BrkB family protein; protein product: MKDNLKFYWETIRKAGADWSNSNADRDAAGIAYYAIFSIPGLLIILIWVMGIIFGDTNFQQKILQEVTKIMGEDTAKSLDGILISSMIDQDGIIMRIIGVVTLIFGATTLFFQLQKSLNELWGVKAAPKKAILKFLVDRANSLGMILIIGFLMMITMILSTLIGLTNDFISQHLGLETYYIIQIINTLVGFLIVVLLFALMFKVLPDVQLSWRSVWVGAFITAFLFTLGKSLLSLYFSHFKPTSAFGAAGSVILIMMWINYTCRLIFFGAVFTKVYTYRRGLKIQPSQHAKWTSDRREPSSY
- the tamL gene encoding translocation and assembly module lipoprotein TamL; this encodes MKHIIKRYSILIYIVYTGIFITGCSGASTLKEGEILYTGAKVKIKSDRLNKGDISELKKGTESQLSPKPNASFLGMRPRLYFYKWAGETKQNKGLRYWIKNKLGEKPILLQDVDREFNKEIAVNYAENIGYFNTKAKYDTLTKGGTAKVLYTITPYNRYFIDTVNFLSNTNEEVMEDIKATQKQSLIKPQEPYNLEIIKKERLRIDTYMKENGYYYFSPDNIIIQADSTLGNSKVAINVKLKDQTPELSKKKFSIDKVIIYPDYSIQNVEKGNITIPTTTEGLEIYRDMYIIDPEKKFKPQVFDRTMYFHSGEVYNRKDHNLTLKRLINLGVFKFVKNQFIISDSLNNKFDAYYLLTPNNFQSLRMEALGKTNSANFNGGEININWLHRNLFKGAEQLRVTAYGGIDVQAGGPRAFSNILRFGGNAQLTFPKIIAHFKFHTSSEFVPRTQINLGYDYQRRTGQYTLHNFSTSFGYLWKENAEREHDLKIFSATYVNPQNISDEYQFLANLYPSLARAIEKQLVFGPVYQYTYTNTIIPRTHQFYFHGLADLSANLTGLLSNANAKEGRQKTILGVPFSQYAKLDTDFRYYYNINSKNTLTARLMMGLAYPYGNSLTVPFSRQFFVGGSNSIRAFRARTLGPGSYDPRNQQGSFFLDQAGDIRLETNLEYRLNLYRFLNLGLFLDAGNIWLINDDPTRPGAKFGKDWASEIAIGGGLGLRFDFNIFVLRTDLAIPIRVPYYNKGERWRFNHIDFNNSSWRKDNLILNIAIGYPF